In the genome of Myxococcus stipitatus, one region contains:
- a CDS encoding VOC family protein, with product MEFHRGRLFDHVHLRVKDLEASKKFYQAIMDVLGVPMGSVGPGTFYADELFVTPADPGAPSGRGVHLAFQAKDRETVHRVYEAALKAGGKDNGAPGERKYHPGYYAAFFFDPDGNNIEAVYHGPGKRSADSVVIVA from the coding sequence ATGGAATTCCACCGAGGCCGGCTGTTCGACCACGTTCACCTGCGGGTCAAGGACCTGGAGGCAAGCAAGAAGTTCTATCAGGCGATCATGGATGTACTGGGAGTGCCCATGGGCTCCGTGGGACCCGGCACGTTCTACGCGGACGAGCTCTTCGTGACGCCCGCGGACCCGGGAGCACCGAGCGGTCGCGGTGTCCACCTGGCGTTCCAGGCGAAGGACCGTGAGACGGTCCACCGCGTCTACGAGGCGGCGCTCAAGGCCGGAGGCAAGGACAACGGCGCGCCCGGGGAGCGGAAGTACCACCCGGGTTACTACGCCGCGTTCTTCTTCGACCCGGACGGCAACAACATCGAGGCCGTCTACCACGGACCTGGAAAGCGCTCCGCGGACTCCGTGGTCATCGTCGCGTAG
- a CDS encoding C45 family autoproteolytic acyltransferase/hydolase: MTAFFLTSKRLGALVLCASVLTGASAWAAPANSSVVPNGGFEVAGGSSAVPAFWTSTGPGKVSTSTSADGKVEGSRGLLIANPQVGGETTAESSVLKLQVGQLYRLSAWVRTQGVQVDPQARYPTAHGACLSMKSFPFTNCTPVSSGDAGARASVLFFATQSSDHVQLHLGRNGKATGSAWFDDVRLEPVEDITAYVPLESVRWAGKGFRYDDGGWIYVHIEGEPYERGLQFGELVSQEIVRYMEKLGVRADSADASKGWNHKRLLADSLFLRKFDAEYLEEMKGIADGANKGGAKFKGRDLDVLDIVTLNTAVDSGQLEEANRATATSLSGRTFLKADEEAERGGKGDQCSSFVATKSATKDGRAIIGQIFMWDGYTGVHWDVMLDVQPTRGNRFIMQTFPGGIHSGADWFINSAGIVIGETTVGQTPFDINGTPQSNRIRKAAQYANSIDDVARIMKENNNGLYTNDWTLADAKTDEGACLLLGTKKTRLWRTGSKGNAADTPGNLKDFIWANNNNRDLEVRKESVSNPDNAPADLAFNTWNRDIAFWEYYARHGKKGFDLDSAIRMMASSPINRPHACDGKVTTSEMAEKLMFLAHYGKTTLREKMIGSRFMPDLPGATPHLSLGYTTFNPISVSHRLKEARKSWTPPEEPKALIQDFAKVKDAVSFDKSLLWANTLFPTTDGDNWLVSGTAAYWRLVRDVSGNEGKLDKSFEQQRDALAELNDRYLFTTTREADVAPATAKTDYGRYGTYLVPRIKGTFALHQLRLLLGNADFSKVMNAVHARYANKNVTTADFKRIAQEVSGKDVGPFLSQWLERTGLPQPRIRATAAQVKDGYEVTLKVEQPGPKPWHFVTLVEVRTAKGATLERVEVKGSASETFVLRTQEAPVRVVFNPGNDVPVPRERFQVLSNQTDAWERLLLVHGTARQTESMRTLVLGYRETLADIFTERLVPVAPDFEVTDAQLADRDLMVFGGAEDNALLARLAQEKKLPLELGRRYFRWQGKTYGRSDDGIAMALPNPWNAKRTLYLFVANSGLQLWNMTRTYRRDLRGWAQFKGGEVTSKGFHDLEALSQDVTVAPAPAPAAPTTPAPAPSVPAPVMGQR; this comes from the coding sequence ATGACCGCCTTCTTCCTGACGTCGAAGCGACTCGGTGCGCTCGTGCTCTGCGCGAGCGTGCTCACGGGGGCCTCCGCATGGGCCGCCCCCGCCAACTCCTCGGTGGTCCCCAACGGAGGCTTCGAGGTCGCGGGAGGCTCCTCCGCCGTGCCCGCGTTCTGGACCTCGACCGGCCCCGGCAAGGTGAGCACCAGCACCAGCGCCGACGGCAAGGTCGAAGGCTCGCGCGGCCTGCTCATCGCCAACCCGCAAGTCGGCGGTGAGACGACCGCCGAGTCCTCCGTCCTCAAGCTCCAGGTCGGCCAGCTCTACCGCCTGAGCGCGTGGGTGCGAACCCAGGGCGTGCAGGTGGACCCACAGGCCCGCTACCCCACGGCCCACGGCGCCTGTCTGTCGATGAAGAGCTTCCCCTTCACCAACTGCACCCCCGTCTCCAGCGGCGACGCCGGAGCCCGCGCGTCCGTCCTCTTCTTCGCCACCCAGTCCTCGGACCACGTCCAGCTCCACCTGGGCCGCAACGGCAAGGCCACCGGCTCCGCCTGGTTCGACGACGTGCGCCTCGAGCCCGTCGAGGACATCACCGCCTACGTCCCCCTCGAGTCCGTGCGCTGGGCGGGGAAGGGCTTCCGCTACGACGACGGCGGGTGGATCTACGTCCACATCGAGGGCGAGCCGTACGAGCGAGGCCTCCAGTTCGGCGAGCTCGTGTCGCAGGAGATCGTCCGCTACATGGAGAAGCTCGGCGTCCGGGCCGACAGTGCCGACGCCTCGAAGGGCTGGAACCACAAGCGGCTCCTGGCCGACTCGCTCTTCCTGCGCAAGTTCGACGCCGAGTACCTCGAGGAGATGAAGGGCATCGCGGACGGCGCCAACAAGGGGGGCGCGAAGTTCAAGGGGCGCGACCTCGATGTGCTCGACATCGTCACGCTCAACACCGCGGTGGACTCGGGCCAGCTCGAGGAGGCCAACCGCGCCACCGCGACGTCCCTCTCCGGCCGCACCTTCCTCAAGGCGGATGAAGAGGCCGAGCGGGGAGGGAAGGGCGACCAGTGCTCCTCCTTCGTCGCCACGAAATCCGCGACGAAGGACGGCCGCGCCATCATCGGGCAGATCTTCATGTGGGACGGCTACACGGGCGTCCACTGGGACGTGATGCTCGACGTGCAGCCGACGCGCGGCAACCGCTTCATCATGCAGACCTTCCCGGGCGGCATCCACAGCGGCGCGGACTGGTTCATCAACTCCGCGGGCATCGTCATCGGCGAGACGACGGTGGGGCAGACGCCGTTCGACATCAACGGCACGCCGCAGTCCAACCGCATCCGCAAGGCCGCCCAGTACGCGAACTCCATCGACGACGTCGCGCGCATCATGAAGGAGAACAACAACGGCCTGTACACGAACGACTGGACGCTCGCGGACGCGAAGACGGATGAGGGGGCCTGCCTCCTGCTGGGCACCAAGAAGACGCGCCTGTGGCGCACCGGCAGCAAGGGCAACGCCGCCGACACGCCGGGAAACCTCAAGGACTTCATCTGGGCCAACAACAACAACCGCGACCTCGAGGTCCGCAAGGAGTCCGTCTCCAACCCGGACAACGCTCCGGCGGACCTGGCCTTCAACACCTGGAACCGGGACATCGCCTTCTGGGAGTACTACGCGCGCCACGGCAAGAAGGGCTTCGACCTGGACTCCGCCATCCGGATGATGGCCTCCAGCCCCATCAACCGTCCGCACGCCTGTGACGGCAAGGTCACCACGTCCGAGATGGCCGAGAAGCTGATGTTCCTCGCCCACTACGGCAAGACGACGCTGCGCGAGAAGATGATCGGCAGCCGCTTCATGCCGGACCTGCCCGGCGCCACGCCGCACCTGTCACTCGGTTACACGACGTTCAACCCCATCTCCGTCTCCCACCGGCTGAAGGAGGCGCGCAAGTCCTGGACGCCGCCCGAGGAGCCCAAGGCCCTCATTCAGGACTTCGCGAAGGTGAAGGACGCGGTCTCCTTCGACAAGTCGCTCCTGTGGGCCAACACGCTGTTCCCCACGACGGATGGGGACAACTGGCTCGTCAGCGGGACGGCCGCGTACTGGCGGCTCGTGCGCGACGTGTCGGGCAACGAGGGCAAGCTGGACAAGTCCTTCGAGCAGCAGCGCGACGCGCTCGCCGAGCTCAATGACCGCTATCTCTTCACCACCACGCGCGAGGCCGACGTCGCGCCCGCGACGGCGAAGACGGACTACGGCCGCTACGGCACGTACCTGGTGCCGCGCATCAAGGGCACCTTCGCGCTGCACCAGCTCCGCCTGCTCCTGGGCAACGCGGACTTCTCCAAGGTGATGAACGCCGTCCACGCGCGCTACGCGAACAAGAACGTCACCACGGCGGACTTCAAGCGCATCGCGCAGGAGGTCTCGGGCAAGGACGTGGGCCCGTTCCTGTCGCAGTGGCTGGAGCGCACGGGCCTGCCGCAGCCGCGCATCCGCGCCACCGCCGCGCAGGTGAAGGACGGCTACGAGGTGACGCTCAAGGTGGAGCAGCCCGGCCCGAAGCCCTGGCACTTCGTGACGCTCGTCGAGGTGCGCACCGCGAAGGGCGCCACCCTGGAGCGCGTGGAGGTGAAGGGCTCCGCGAGCGAGACCTTCGTCCTGCGCACGCAGGAGGCCCCGGTGCGCGTGGTGTTCAACCCGGGCAACGACGTGCCCGTGCCGCGCGAGCGCTTCCAGGTGCTGTCCAACCAGACGGATGCGTGGGAGCGGCTGCTCCTGGTGCACGGCACCGCCCGGCAGACGGAGTCCATGCGCACGCTGGTGCTGGGCTACCGCGAGACGCTCGCCGACATCTTCACCGAGCGCCTGGTCCCCGTGGCCCCGGACTTCGAGGTGACGGACGCGCAGCTCGCCGACCGCGACCTGATGGTCTTCGGAGGCGCCGAGGACAACGCGCTGCTGGCCCGCCTGGCCCAGGAGAAGAAGCTCCCCCTCGAGCTGGGCCGCCGCTACTTCCGCTGGCAGGGGAAGACCTACGGCCGCTCGGACGACGGCATCGCCATGGCGCTGCCCAACCCGTGGAACGCGAAGCGGACCCTGTACCTCTTCGTCGCGAACAGCGGCCTCCAGCTCTGGAACATGACGCGGACCTACCGCCGGGACCTGCGCGGCTGGGCCCAGTTCAAGGGCGGCGAGGTGACGAGCAAGGGCTTCCATGACCTGGAGGCCCTGTCGCAGGACGTGACGGTGGCTCCGGCTCCCGCGCCCGCGGCCCCCACGACGCCGGCTCCGGCGCCGTCCGTCCCCGCGCCGGTGATGGGCCAGCGCTGA